The proteins below come from a single Gimesia chilikensis genomic window:
- a CDS encoding NPCBM/NEW2 domain-containing protein, with protein sequence MHSLFCATMTMLLAASPGVEVTSLTGTSVSGQLQSLNQGTIQLKQGQDDRQYPLSGVLNVRFPQNRFQRTLESPLMVRLTDGSRFPIQDLKSNDRETVLQGEQTGSLTVPTKAVTSVRFGALNSDLQKSWDKLLNGKHSKDLLVVQKENVLDYIDGVVGNITADRIQFFAGEDEVPVNRQRVFGIIYARPATTETTPFCSIKLTDEGTLQASAISYNGTDFEATLQTGARTRLAPSVIANLDFSQGKVRYLSDLEPRNIEYTPFFDTVWKYRRDKHRDGGPLRVGGKEYSRGLYIHSKTLLQYRLKDDYRRFRAVMGIDDSVPGIGFVYVEIKGNGRTLFAGNVKSSDSPVDLDLDVSGVRDLEILVDFGDNLEICDHLDLCNARLIK encoded by the coding sequence ATGCATTCCCTGTTTTGTGCCACCATGACCATGCTGCTGGCAGCTTCCCCTGGAGTCGAAGTGACCTCTCTGACGGGAACGAGCGTTTCTGGTCAGTTGCAGTCATTGAACCAGGGGACGATCCAGCTGAAACAGGGGCAGGATGATCGACAGTATCCTCTCTCAGGTGTGTTGAATGTACGGTTCCCGCAGAATCGCTTTCAACGCACACTCGAATCCCCCCTAATGGTGCGGCTGACAGATGGTTCCCGCTTTCCGATTCAGGATCTGAAGAGTAATGATCGGGAGACTGTTCTGCAGGGGGAGCAGACGGGAAGCTTGACTGTTCCTACCAAAGCGGTCACATCCGTTCGCTTCGGAGCCCTGAATTCCGATCTTCAGAAATCATGGGACAAACTGCTTAACGGAAAACATAGTAAGGATCTGCTGGTCGTCCAGAAAGAAAATGTGCTCGACTACATTGATGGTGTTGTTGGCAATATCACCGCTGACCGGATTCAGTTCTTTGCCGGTGAAGATGAAGTCCCCGTCAATCGTCAGCGGGTCTTCGGTATTATTTATGCTCGTCCAGCGACAACAGAGACGACGCCCTTCTGTTCAATCAAGCTGACCGATGAAGGCACCCTGCAGGCTTCAGCGATTTCTTATAACGGAACAGATTTCGAAGCCACTCTGCAGACAGGAGCCCGCACCAGGCTTGCTCCTTCGGTAATCGCGAATCTCGATTTCAGCCAGGGAAAGGTACGTTACCTGTCCGATCTGGAACCACGTAACATTGAATACACCCCCTTCTTCGACACGGTCTGGAAGTATCGCCGTGACAAACATCGCGATGGAGGACCGCTGCGTGTGGGTGGCAAAGAATACTCACGGGGACTCTATATTCATTCCAAAACCCTGCTGCAGTATCGACTCAAAGACGATTACCGCCGTTTCCGGGCTGTCATGGGAATTGATGACTCGGTCCCCGGTATCGGTTTTGTATATGTGGAAATTAAAGGCAATGGCCGTACGCTCTTCGCTGGCAATGTGAAAAGTTCTGACTCACCTGTCGATTTAGATCTGGATGTCAGTGGCGTCCGTGACCTGGAGATCCTGGTTGATTTTGGAGATAACCTGGAGATCTGCGATCACCTGGACCTGTGTAATGCCCGCCTGATTAAATAA
- a CDS encoding BatA domain-containing protein — translation MEAWLTQHFVNSALVYTGVAMVAAPIIIHLINRFQYKRVRFAAMEFLLQSQQTNQRRVLLEQLLLLLLRILLIVCLLLLIARLILDPDQLSMFQGAKSHHVIVLDDSGSMRNIWGEQSAFQEGLQVVRKIAAEGTSRPNTEKFSLILLSRADAPLFLQRDINEELINELDAKLGNLTCSHQSLDLNQGLEAAADLLNEDRAVIKTLHLISDFRKADWQEKKSVAATIEKLSSNDTTINLVKTVPDSQPNLAITELSGATEVAAVDVPLRLRVSVKNFGDKVAQDVRVSAFVDQNKLPMSIVFDKIEAGSEVSQDFDVVFNKPNLHQINVSLSNDALDSDNERFLSINVKQSNPVLIVDGNPSGNEWMYVQTAIAPDAAITGFAPSVENVDYLRRHPLNQFKNIYLLNVAELPLDAIDALETFVKNGGGLIWFAGPSVQPAFYNDKLYKEGNGLFPAPLEIAPRDLPARDSNTLVDLEVGDHPLFSVFAGQDNPLIEAVSIMRYFPISAQWLQNKAATASGVSIIAKLRNQDPLILEHRLGKGRIITCLTSAGPVQTSEGEPWNSWALNPSYIVFQLELQKYLVQSRSHEQAETSGDPIAFSLDAATYTDEVEILTPVTAGGRTVRLKATPQQDSDASNSGDLKLITTFRETDQPGVYTVQLKRQDQTVESQMYAFNFPVTESNLELATTDELTAELGNSPSIQIQEPGEFQWIQGQEAGREITNTILIILFILLLCEQLLAYRLSYHPQTASVAA, via the coding sequence ATGGAAGCCTGGTTAACACAACATTTTGTGAATTCAGCACTGGTCTATACCGGTGTCGCGATGGTCGCTGCGCCGATCATTATCCATCTGATTAACCGCTTCCAGTATAAACGCGTTCGTTTTGCCGCCATGGAATTCCTGCTGCAAAGCCAGCAGACCAACCAGCGGCGGGTGCTTCTGGAACAACTGCTGCTTCTGCTGCTGCGGATTCTGTTAATCGTCTGCCTGCTGCTGCTGATTGCGCGGCTGATTCTCGATCCGGATCAGCTCTCTATGTTTCAAGGAGCCAAGTCGCATCACGTGATCGTACTCGACGACAGTGGCTCCATGCGCAACATCTGGGGTGAGCAGTCAGCGTTTCAGGAAGGACTGCAGGTAGTCCGCAAAATTGCCGCGGAGGGGACGAGTCGTCCCAACACTGAAAAATTTTCTCTGATCCTGCTCTCCCGTGCGGACGCTCCACTGTTCCTGCAACGTGATATCAACGAAGAACTGATCAACGAACTCGATGCCAAGCTCGGAAATCTCACCTGTTCCCATCAGAGCCTGGACCTGAACCAGGGTCTGGAAGCGGCTGCTGATCTGCTGAATGAAGACCGGGCGGTGATTAAAACTCTGCACCTGATTTCCGACTTTCGTAAAGCAGACTGGCAGGAGAAAAAATCGGTCGCAGCGACGATCGAAAAGTTGAGCAGCAACGATACTACGATCAATCTGGTCAAAACGGTTCCCGATTCACAGCCCAACCTGGCGATTACGGAACTCTCGGGCGCTACGGAGGTCGCAGCCGTCGATGTCCCACTCCGGTTGCGTGTCAGCGTTAAAAACTTTGGTGACAAGGTGGCTCAAGATGTCCGCGTCTCGGCGTTTGTCGATCAGAACAAGCTGCCGATGAGCATTGTATTTGACAAGATTGAAGCCGGCAGCGAAGTCTCCCAGGATTTTGATGTCGTGTTCAATAAACCGAATCTGCATCAGATTAATGTCAGTTTGAGTAACGATGCACTCGACAGCGACAACGAACGTTTTCTGTCCATCAACGTCAAGCAGTCAAATCCAGTTCTGATTGTGGACGGGAATCCTTCCGGCAACGAATGGATGTACGTCCAGACCGCGATTGCTCCCGACGCCGCCATCACAGGATTTGCGCCCTCGGTCGAAAATGTCGACTACCTGCGCAGACACCCATTGAATCAGTTCAAGAACATCTACCTGCTCAATGTGGCCGAGTTGCCCCTCGATGCGATTGATGCCCTGGAGACATTCGTCAAAAACGGGGGCGGCCTGATCTGGTTCGCAGGCCCCTCAGTCCAGCCTGCGTTCTATAACGACAAACTTTACAAGGAAGGGAACGGACTGTTTCCGGCGCCCCTGGAAATCGCGCCTCGTGACCTGCCTGCACGCGACTCGAATACGCTGGTCGACCTGGAGGTCGGTGACCATCCACTGTTTTCAGTTTTCGCAGGTCAGGACAATCCCCTGATCGAAGCGGTCTCGATCATGCGTTACTTCCCGATTTCTGCCCAGTGGCTGCAAAATAAGGCTGCTACCGCTTCGGGAGTCAGCATCATCGCCAAGCTGAGAAATCAGGATCCGCTGATCCTGGAACACCGACTGGGGAAAGGACGCATTATTACCTGTCTGACTTCTGCCGGTCCTGTCCAGACCAGCGAAGGAGAGCCCTGGAATTCCTGGGCGCTGAATCCGAGTTATATCGTCTTCCAGTTGGAGCTGCAGAAATACCTGGTGCAGTCTCGCTCCCACGAGCAGGCTGAGACATCCGGGGATCCGATCGCCTTCTCACTGGATGCAGCGACCTACACCGATGAAGTAGAAATCCTGACTCCCGTGACCGCCGGGGGGCGGACCGTACGACTCAAGGCCACTCCCCAACAGGACAGCGACGCGAGTAACTCAGGTGACCTGAAACTGATCACGACTTTTCGCGAGACCGACCAGCCGGGTGTCTACACAGTACAGCTGAAGCGTCAGGACCAGACTGTTGAATCCCAGATGTATGCTTTCAATTTCCCTGTCACCGAAAGTAACCTGGAACTGGCGACGACAGATGAACTCACTGCCGAGTTAGGAAACTCTCCCTCGATTCAGATTCAGGAACCCGGTGAATTCCAGTGGATTCAGGGCCAGGAAGCGGGGCGGGAAATCACCAACACAATTCTGATCATCCTGTTTATACTATTGCTCTGTGAACAGCTGCTGGCCTACCGCCTGAGCTACCATCCCCAGACTGCGAGCGTTGCCGCATGA
- a CDS encoding DUF58 domain-containing protein, producing the protein MLPEAISRISRLEIRARSIVEGFLSGLHRSPFFGQSVEFAQHREYAPGDDVRNIDWKVWSKTDKYYIKQYEEDTNLRTTLLVDVSESMQFGTGPLNKYEYGCTAAAALAYLLLKQQDSVGLVTFDDAIRSKVPALSKRTHLNSLLSALAAEKPAQKTDIYDVLKEVAETRSQKGTIILISDLFVNRESLFKGLRLLQYRGHDLMLLHILDDQELDFDYAGTTRFEGMEETGELVCDPRSLREGYLKAMHEFLHDVKRRCARNKFDYQTIRTSEYLDAALAHYLNHRIGMQQSIRQ; encoded by the coding sequence TTGCTGCCTGAAGCCATCTCCCGCATCTCGCGGCTGGAAATTCGGGCACGCTCGATCGTCGAAGGCTTTCTGTCCGGGTTGCACCGTAGTCCTTTTTTCGGCCAGTCGGTGGAATTCGCCCAACACCGCGAGTATGCCCCGGGAGATGACGTCCGGAATATCGACTGGAAGGTCTGGTCGAAAACCGACAAGTATTACATCAAGCAGTACGAAGAAGATACCAACCTCCGCACCACCCTGCTCGTCGATGTCAGCGAATCGATGCAGTTTGGTACGGGACCGTTGAATAAATATGAATACGGTTGTACGGCAGCGGCTGCCCTGGCTTACCTGCTGCTCAAACAGCAGGACTCAGTGGGACTGGTCACTTTCGATGACGCCATCCGCTCCAAAGTTCCTGCACTGAGCAAGCGAACTCACCTGAATTCACTACTGAGTGCCCTGGCTGCAGAAAAACCTGCTCAAAAAACGGACATTTATGACGTACTAAAAGAGGTCGCCGAAACGCGATCGCAAAAAGGGACGATCATCCTCATATCCGATTTATTCGTTAACCGTGAAAGTCTGTTCAAAGGTCTGCGACTGCTGCAGTATCGCGGACACGATCTGATGCTCCTGCACATTCTGGATGATCAGGAGCTCGACTTTGATTATGCAGGTACAACACGGTTTGAAGGAATGGAAGAAACAGGCGAACTGGTCTGCGATCCCCGCTCCTTGCGCGAGGGCTATCTCAAGGCTATGCATGAGTTTCTGCATGACGTAAAACGCCGTTGTGCCCGCAATAAATTTGACTATCAGACCATCCGCACCAGCGAGTATCTTGATGCCGCCCTGGCGCATTACCTGAATCACCGGATCGGCATGCAACAGTCGATCCGACAATAA
- a CDS encoding S1C family serine protease: MQNVFVCALLIIGLLCQAPASADTSNVDPAVLAAQKQRIDVIKAVSPSVVAIFGGAGDGGGSGVLVTPDGYALTNFHVVSGAGNFMKCGLNDGKLYDAVIVSIDPTGDVALIKLLGRNDFPVAKLGNSDTVQVGDWAYAMGNPFLLATDFQPTITYGIVSGVHRYQYPAGTFLEYTDCIQVDSSINPGNSGGPLFNDQGELIGINGRGSFEKRGRVNSGAGYAISINQIKHFWDHLKSGRIVDHASLGATVATGFDAKVDVAEILEDSDAYRKGLRLGDEIVSFAGRPIRSVNQFKNILGIYPAGWTLPLVYRRDEQKTKIYVRLQPLHTAAELQEHVSSPKMLPEEKPDDEDPKQPKMPIPVPHGHPAPPAPPEQYKHLYVPKTGFTNYYFNQQQQERLLQALHAHSNFADRKGNWTLIGKLDNGADFTLTLADKGIGLESGNDVFLQSLETGMPVDEPPGTGGLLAALHHFRLLLSGQTDRFTDFYYLGSEPLDGKNEMVDVMVATQTGTISRWYFNKSDLSLRGCDFYLTENSEPCSIRFEQFRTLNGQKFPGELDVQYENRPVMKLKIDRLKLETTDASGK, translated from the coding sequence ATGCAGAACGTTTTTGTCTGTGCGCTGTTGATCATCGGCCTGCTCTGCCAGGCTCCCGCGTCAGCTGACACTTCGAATGTAGATCCAGCCGTACTGGCTGCCCAGAAGCAGCGAATTGATGTCATCAAAGCAGTCTCTCCTTCAGTGGTTGCCATCTTCGGTGGTGCTGGTGATGGAGGTGGCTCGGGAGTTCTCGTCACTCCTGATGGCTACGCGCTGACCAACTTCCACGTCGTTTCCGGCGCGGGTAACTTCATGAAGTGTGGGCTGAATGACGGTAAGCTGTATGACGCTGTCATTGTCTCCATTGACCCGACCGGGGATGTGGCTTTGATCAAACTGCTGGGCCGTAATGATTTTCCCGTCGCGAAACTGGGGAACAGCGACACGGTGCAGGTGGGTGACTGGGCCTACGCGATGGGTAACCCGTTCCTGCTGGCAACGGATTTCCAGCCGACCATTACCTATGGGATTGTGAGCGGCGTACATCGCTACCAGTACCCGGCTGGAACATTCCTGGAATACACTGACTGCATCCAGGTAGACTCATCCATCAACCCTGGAAACTCGGGCGGCCCCCTGTTCAATGACCAGGGTGAGTTGATCGGCATCAATGGTCGTGGCTCGTTTGAAAAGAGGGGACGCGTCAATTCGGGAGCCGGCTACGCGATTTCGATCAATCAGATCAAACACTTCTGGGATCATCTCAAGAGCGGCCGAATTGTCGACCATGCGTCGCTGGGAGCCACCGTGGCGACCGGCTTTGACGCCAAAGTGGATGTAGCTGAGATCCTGGAAGACTCAGACGCCTATCGCAAAGGGCTGAGGCTGGGAGATGAGATCGTCTCCTTCGCCGGTCGCCCGATCCGCAGTGTGAACCAGTTCAAGAATATCCTGGGGATTTACCCTGCAGGCTGGACATTGCCTCTGGTCTATCGTCGAGATGAGCAGAAAACGAAAATTTACGTGCGCCTGCAGCCTCTGCACACGGCTGCGGAACTCCAGGAACATGTCAGTTCGCCCAAGATGCTCCCTGAGGAAAAACCGGACGACGAGGATCCCAAACAGCCGAAAATGCCGATCCCTGTGCCTCATGGGCATCCCGCTCCCCCTGCACCGCCGGAACAGTACAAACATCTGTATGTTCCCAAAACCGGTTTCACCAATTATTACTTCAATCAACAGCAACAAGAGCGTCTGTTACAGGCGCTGCACGCTCACAGTAACTTCGCTGATCGCAAAGGCAACTGGACTCTGATCGGCAAACTGGATAACGGAGCAGACTTCACACTCACGCTGGCTGACAAAGGGATCGGCCTGGAATCGGGTAATGACGTCTTCCTGCAATCACTGGAAACAGGGATGCCTGTCGACGAGCCTCCAGGAACAGGCGGACTGCTGGCAGCCTTGCATCACTTCCGTCTCTTACTCTCCGGACAGACAGATCGGTTTACGGATTTCTATTATCTGGGCAGCGAACCTCTGGATGGAAAAAACGAGATGGTCGACGTTATGGTAGCCACACAAACCGGCACCATCTCCCGCTGGTATTTCAACAAGTCGGACCTTTCGCTACGTGGATGTGATTTCTACCTGACGGAGAATTCAGAACCCTGTTCAATCCGCTTTGAACAGTTTCGCACACTCAACGGACAGAAATTTCCGGGTGAGCTTGATGTCCAGTACGAAAACCGTCCTGTGATGAAATTGAAAATTGATCGACTGAAACTGGAAACCACGGACGCCAGCGGGAAATAG
- a CDS encoding vWA domain-containing protein has protein sequence MNLLSSVSQFMMLAADETTAFRSIEYDTPETGWGWLLLLGGLALVLILSIRTIWKDSFQLPVFWRCWLTGLRLAVLIALIVIVFNPHERTQKMSFRPSRVAVLVDTSLSMRHPNELVSANASSPASRNVPSRMEAIEKLLADSPLIADLQKSHQVSVYTFDQALKGPHHVFQRESQDKTSNTEESVDTTSPETDTKVDWNTLLQPQGLETRLGEQLGQLIREINGSTLSGIIVATDGASNAGTDLLSANEAAKEAKVRLITLGVGSPTRPANLQVSKIIAPTDVQFGDAFEITALLQAVGMPGKNITLELLKKLPGDAEPTVIESRDILLPTEDGLPLDVKFERTPAEEGEINYVIRVRGNQLAQDANAMDNELEHTVNVFSRPTRVLVIAGGPMRDYRFARTMLYRHPSIKSDVWLQSAPPGVSQDADQLLYEFPERADLFEYDVVLAFDVNWSLLSAEQMLNLNEWVSSGGGGIVLVAGDVYTPKMSLESDKYQSILDLYPVFINSFVRDYLDQEATQIRRIEWTQAGLDAGFLMLTDDPATSKELWETFPGLYRCYPSNGAKAAATVYAHFPDPKTQTEHGFSILMASQYFGEGRCFYLGSPEMWRLRSVDEDYYDRFWTKLIRNVGQGRTRRGTKRGTLILERDEYVLGQTVSVRVRLLNPEFQPLVQESVPMEVIDPRGRPLVPNLLLMQDRNRPGEYTASFRASLPGKYRFNVTVPNSKGQVVEGSLNVLLPRLEDESLSQNVKGLKELARDTGGAYLALEEAETIPALLPDQGEEFLIDERLKTLWDQAWVFFLLAGLLATEWLTRKLFKLS, from the coding sequence ATGAACCTACTGAGCTCTGTCTCCCAATTCATGATGCTGGCTGCCGACGAAACCACGGCGTTTCGTTCGATCGAATACGATACGCCCGAAACCGGCTGGGGCTGGCTGCTGCTGTTGGGGGGCCTGGCACTGGTACTGATCCTGTCGATCCGCACCATCTGGAAAGATTCGTTTCAGCTGCCCGTGTTCTGGCGGTGCTGGTTGACCGGGTTGCGTCTGGCGGTGCTGATTGCATTGATAGTCATCGTATTCAACCCGCATGAACGAACACAGAAAATGTCGTTCCGCCCATCCCGGGTCGCGGTGCTGGTCGACACCTCACTCTCCATGAGGCACCCGAATGAGCTGGTCTCTGCAAATGCCAGTTCCCCCGCCAGTCGAAACGTCCCCAGTCGGATGGAAGCCATTGAAAAACTGCTCGCGGACTCACCTCTGATTGCAGACCTGCAGAAGAGTCACCAGGTCAGTGTCTACACGTTCGACCAGGCCCTGAAAGGGCCACACCATGTCTTCCAGCGTGAGTCACAAGACAAAACTTCCAATACTGAAGAATCAGTTGATACTACATCCCCAGAAACGGATACTAAAGTTGACTGGAACACTCTGCTACAACCTCAAGGACTCGAAACGAGACTGGGGGAACAGCTGGGGCAGCTGATCCGCGAAATCAATGGTTCAACGTTGTCGGGAATTATCGTGGCCACCGATGGTGCTTCTAATGCAGGCACTGATTTACTCTCTGCCAACGAAGCAGCAAAGGAAGCCAAAGTTCGTCTGATTACTCTCGGTGTCGGCAGTCCGACACGACCGGCTAACCTGCAGGTTTCAAAAATCATCGCTCCCACAGATGTACAGTTCGGCGATGCCTTTGAAATCACCGCACTGCTGCAGGCGGTCGGAATGCCAGGAAAAAATATCACACTGGAGTTGCTGAAAAAGCTGCCGGGAGATGCAGAACCAACGGTGATTGAGTCTCGCGATATTCTATTACCTACAGAAGACGGCCTGCCGCTGGATGTCAAATTTGAACGGACGCCAGCCGAAGAGGGTGAAATCAACTACGTGATCCGGGTGCGTGGCAATCAGCTGGCCCAGGATGCGAACGCGATGGACAACGAACTGGAACACACGGTAAATGTCTTCAGCCGTCCGACTCGGGTACTGGTGATTGCAGGTGGTCCGATGCGTGATTACCGCTTTGCCCGTACGATGCTTTACCGCCATCCCTCTATCAAGTCAGATGTCTGGCTGCAATCTGCGCCTCCGGGTGTCTCACAGGATGCTGACCAGTTGCTGTATGAATTCCCCGAACGAGCCGACCTGTTTGAGTATGATGTCGTCCTGGCTTTCGATGTGAACTGGAGCCTGTTATCAGCAGAACAGATGCTGAATCTGAATGAATGGGTCTCCTCCGGGGGCGGGGGCATCGTGTTGGTTGCCGGTGATGTCTATACACCTAAAATGTCGCTGGAAAGTGACAAGTATCAGTCGATTCTCGATCTGTATCCAGTCTTCATTAATTCCTTTGTAAGGGATTATCTCGATCAGGAAGCAACACAGATTCGCCGCATTGAATGGACACAGGCGGGACTGGATGCCGGTTTCCTGATGCTGACCGACGATCCGGCGACCTCGAAAGAGCTCTGGGAAACATTCCCGGGGCTGTATCGCTGTTATCCCTCGAACGGAGCCAAAGCTGCTGCGACGGTCTACGCTCATTTTCCCGACCCCAAAACTCAAACCGAACATGGTTTTTCGATTCTGATGGCTTCACAATATTTCGGCGAAGGCCGCTGCTTCTACCTCGGTAGCCCCGAAATGTGGCGGCTCCGTTCCGTCGATGAAGATTACTACGACCGCTTCTGGACCAAACTGATCCGTAATGTCGGACAGGGACGTACTCGACGTGGTACGAAGCGGGGGACCCTGATTCTCGAACGGGATGAATATGTTCTGGGACAGACGGTCTCGGTACGGGTTCGACTGTTGAATCCCGAATTCCAGCCACTTGTTCAGGAATCGGTACCGATGGAAGTCATTGACCCGCGCGGACGCCCCCTGGTTCCTAATCTGCTCTTAATGCAGGATCGAAACCGTCCGGGAGAATACACGGCCAGCTTCCGAGCCAGCCTGCCCGGGAAGTATCGTTTCAATGTGACCGTTCCGAATTCCAAGGGACAGGTCGTCGAAGGCAGTCTGAATGTCCTGCTGCCGCGACTGGAAGATGAATCACTGAGCCAGAATGTCAAAGGCCTCAAGGAGCTGGCCCGCGATACGGGCGGTGCGTATCTTGCACTGGAAGAAGCGGAAACAATTCCTGCACTGCTGCCCGACCAGGGTGAAGAATTTTTGATCGACGAACGCTTGAAAACACTTTGGGACCAGGCCTGGGTCTTCTTCCTGTTAGCAGGCCTGCTGGCGACCGAGTGGCTGACACGAAAACTGTTTAAATTGTCATGA
- a CDS encoding AAA family ATPase: MSDVQNESTGSPDLEITRESIDKLSSAYQQIHGEMSKVIVGQDDVIEQLLIALFSRGHCLLEGVPGLAKTLMISSLAQTLSMSFSRIQFTPDLMPADITGTDVLQENRETGEREFRFIPGPLFHNMVLADEINRTPPKTQAALLEAMQEHQVSVGQTRHLLSDPFFVLATQNPIEQEGTYSLPEAQQDRFMFKVYVKYPSFQEERQIARRTTSDSNDKIEHVLTAVDVLEIQKIVRQVPVSDHVIDYALALVRQTRINEPGTPDFINEWLSWGAGPRAVQNLLLGGKTRALLNGNAHVSTEDISALAAPVLRHRIVTNFAAESEGITSDLVIERLIKETPSKEGELTSDPRLQKIFAA, encoded by the coding sequence ATGTCGGACGTACAAAATGAATCTACAGGATCTCCCGATCTGGAAATCACGCGGGAGTCGATTGATAAACTGAGTTCTGCTTACCAGCAGATTCATGGCGAAATGTCAAAAGTAATTGTCGGTCAGGATGACGTGATCGAACAGTTGCTGATTGCCCTGTTCAGCCGGGGACACTGTCTGCTGGAAGGGGTACCCGGACTGGCGAAAACCCTGATGATCAGCTCGCTGGCACAAACGCTGTCGATGTCGTTCAGCCGCATCCAGTTTACCCCCGACCTGATGCCCGCCGATATTACGGGAACCGACGTACTCCAGGAAAATCGCGAGACAGGCGAACGCGAATTTCGTTTCATCCCCGGTCCGCTGTTTCACAATATGGTCCTCGCGGATGAAATCAACCGAACGCCTCCCAAAACACAGGCAGCACTGCTCGAAGCGATGCAGGAGCACCAGGTGAGTGTCGGACAGACGCGGCACCTGCTCAGTGACCCCTTCTTCGTCCTGGCGACGCAGAACCCGATCGAACAGGAAGGGACCTACTCACTGCCCGAAGCACAGCAGGACCGCTTCATGTTCAAAGTGTATGTGAAGTATCCGTCGTTCCAGGAAGAACGACAGATCGCCCGCCGGACAACCTCTGATTCTAACGACAAAATCGAACACGTCCTGACGGCCGTGGATGTCCTGGAGATTCAAAAGATCGTACGACAGGTCCCCGTCTCGGACCATGTCATCGACTATGCACTGGCCCTGGTCAGGCAAACCCGGATCAATGAACCGGGAACCCCTGATTTCATCAATGAGTGGCTGAGCTGGGGAGCTGGTCCGCGTGCGGTACAGAACCTGTTGCTCGGTGGAAAAACACGTGCTCTGTTGAACGGAAACGCTCACGTCTCAACAGAAGATATCAGCGCTCTGGCCGCTCCCGTGTTGCGGCATCGTATCGTGACGAACTTCGCTGCGGAATCGGAAGGGATTACCTCCGACCTGGTGATTGAGCGTTTGATAAAAGAGACACCGTCTAAGGAAGGCGAACTTACCAGTGACCCAAGATTACAGAAAATTTTTGCTGCCTGA
- a CDS encoding S1C family serine protease, translated as MNQAKLIKPILICICLLGALLVPVHRLDASSRETIQYALPRLVKIFGAGGVKNLYGYSTGFLVSPEGHIATIWSPVLDTDQLSVVLHDGRRYEAEVLGAEPHLDLAIIKLKSERDLNLPYFNYEEKATAGAGTRILGFSNMFRVATGDEPVSVLHGVIEARTDLPRRRGAFELSYTGDVYVVDAITNNPGAAGGVIMTYDGKLLGMIGKQVRNAKTNTWVNYSLPIDVLSKSIRQIVTGKFESSEDQNEPEPSIVERYKPIDFGLVMVPDVLFRTPAFIDTVLPGSQVAQAGLKPDDLVVFVNDELIKSCKTLKSELGKLEAGDTVRLVVRRENQLVAVELQVPPEKKIKE; from the coding sequence GTGAATCAAGCTAAATTAATCAAACCAATCCTGATCTGTATCTGTCTGCTGGGAGCACTCTTGGTTCCCGTGCATAGGTTGGATGCCTCTTCACGCGAGACGATTCAGTATGCCCTGCCACGCCTGGTCAAAATCTTTGGGGCGGGGGGAGTTAAAAACCTATACGGCTACAGTACCGGCTTTTTAGTTTCTCCAGAAGGTCATATTGCCACCATCTGGAGTCCAGTGCTGGATACGGACCAGTTGTCTGTCGTACTGCACGATGGGAGACGTTATGAAGCGGAAGTCCTCGGAGCCGAACCTCACCTGGATCTGGCGATCATTAAACTCAAATCAGAACGCGACCTGAATCTGCCTTACTTCAATTATGAAGAAAAAGCGACTGCAGGTGCAGGCACACGGATCCTGGGTTTCAGTAACATGTTTCGTGTCGCTACGGGAGACGAACCGGTCTCCGTGCTGCACGGCGTCATTGAAGCCCGCACCGATCTGCCCCGGCGGAGAGGTGCCTTCGAGCTTTCTTACACAGGTGATGTATATGTAGTTGACGCGATCACAAATAACCCTGGAGCGGCGGGCGGGGTGATCATGACCTATGATGGCAAACTGCTGGGGATGATTGGCAAACAGGTACGTAACGCCAAGACAAATACCTGGGTGAATTATTCCCTGCCCATCGATGTGCTGAGTAAAAGCATCAGGCAGATCGTGACCGGCAAATTCGAATCCAGCGAAGACCAGAATGAACCGGAACCTTCCATCGTTGAACGTTACAAACCGATTGATTTTGGTCTGGTCATGGTCCCCGATGTCTTATTTCGCACCCCCGCTTTTATTGACACTGTGCTCCCCGGTTCCCAGGTCGCGCAGGCAGGTCTTAAACCCGACGACCTGGTGGTCTTTGTAAATGATGAATTGATCAAGTCCTGTAAAACCCTCAAATCTGAGCTGGGGAAACTGGAAGCCGGCGATACCGTCAGGCTGGTCGTCCGCAGAGAAAACCAGCTGGTTGCCGTCGAACTCCAGGTCCCGCCCGAAAAAAAAATAAAAGAGTGA